One genomic region from Argentina anserina chromosome 2, drPotAnse1.1, whole genome shotgun sequence encodes:
- the LOC126782260 gene encoding homeobox-leucine zipper protein HAT9-like: MVFDDVTAELGLSLGCHDKPANYDHDLQGNQKKSHLKYDPLLSFDLTLGPSDEAEPRGSNSSSPSGAVSSFSNSSSLKRADRDITGSGEETERVSEEPYEDQAGSPRKKLRLTKDQSATLEDSFKQHTTLNPKQKLELAKNLNLRPRQVEVWFQNRRARTKLKQTEADCELLKKCCETLKEENRRLHKELQELQLMKETQTAPFYIQFPTATLTACPSCSERIGNDTSCPIAGDHHHKKLKPHLFNPFTHPSTAC; the protein is encoded by the exons ATGGTTTTCGATGATGTTACCGCTGAGCTTGGTCTCAGCCTAGGCTGCCATGACAAGCCAGCCAATTACGATCATGATCTTCAGGGAAATCAGAAAAAATCACACTTGAAATACGACCCACTACTGTCGTTTGATCTCACGCTAGGCCCATCAGATGAGGCAGAACCAAGAGGGTctaattcttcttctccaagtgGAGCTGTTTCATCGTTTTCCAACTCATCCAGTTTAAAGAGGGCAGACAGAGATATAACCGGTTCTGGTGAAGAAACAGAAAGAGTTAGCGAAGAACCATATGAAGATCAGGCAGGAAGTcccagaaagaaactcagactTACAAAAGATCAATCTGCCACATTAGAAGACAGCTTTAAACAACACACCACTCTCAATCCT AAACAAAAACTAGAGCTGGCCAAGAATCTAAATCTACGGCCGCGACAGGTAGAAGTGTGGTTCCAGAACAGAAGGGCTAG GACTAAGTTGAAACAAACTGAAGCGGATTGCGAGCTGTTAAAGAAGTGCTGCGAGACTCTCAAAGAAGAGAACAGGAGGCTACACAAGGAGCTGCAAGAGCTCCAGttaatgaaagaaacacaaacgGCCCCGTTCTACATACAGTTTCCGACAGCCACCCTTACGGCGTGTCCTTCCTGCAGTGAGAGAATTGGCAACGATACAAGTTGCCCTATTGCTGGTGATCATCATCATAAAAAGTTGAAGCCTCACCTTTTCAACCCCTTTACCCATCCGTCTACGGCTTGCTAG